DNA from Prosthecobacter vanneervenii:
GGCCATCTGGTGAACAAAGCCGATCCGAAGTCCAAGTTTGACCATAACACGACCGCTGAGGAACGCGCTCCGGTGAAGGCCAAGCTCAAGGAGCTGGGACTCACCCCCGTGGGCTACGGCGTGGTGCGCCTGGCCAACAATGAGGCTGAGTGCCGCAAGATCTTTGACTTCTGCAAGGACATGGGAGTCGGAATCGTGGTCAGCGAGCCAGCGGAAGATGCCTTCGATCTCATCGAGAAACTGGTGAAGGAATACGACATCAAGATGGCGATCCACAACCATCCGAAAAAGCCGCTGGACCGCAGCTACCGCTACTGGGACCCCGAGTATGTGCTCAGCCTGGTGAAGGACCGCGATCCTCGCATGGGCTCCTGCGCCGACATCGGCCACTGGGTGCGCTCCGGCGTGAAGCCCACCGATGCCATCCGGATCCTCAAAGGCCGCATCTTTGACAGCCATGTGAAGGATCTGGAAGCCTTTGGCGTGCGCGAGGCCAAGGACATGATCTGGGGCACCGGCAAGTCTGACATCCCCGCCGTGCTGAACCTCTTTGCCGAACAGGGCTTTTACGGACCGCTGGATGCCGAGTGGGAAAAGGACTGGGAAACCAGCCAGCCTGACGTGACCAAGTGCCTGGAGTTTGTGAAAAATTTCAAGCCGACCACGGCCGCCAAGTAATCCGAATTCAGAAATCAAAATCGCTGCGCCGGAGGATCACGCATCCTTCGGCGTTTTTCTTTTGGGTCACGGGTTCGAGGCTTTCACCTCATCGACCCAGAGCTTTCTGCCCTGGCCCACGAGGTAAACGAGACGTGACTTCGCCACATCAAACACTGTCCCTTTTGCCTCAAGCTTCTGCGAGTCGTTTACCGTCACGGTCACATTGTTGCCTCTGAGAGCGACATCCAGCTTGATCCATTCGCCGGGCTTGGCCTGCAGCGGTGCGGTAGCCAGACGCTCGGTGCGGTAGTAAGCCGGATCAGCCAGCTGCTCAGGCGTGGGCGGTGGTACTTTTTTGCCTTCCTTGGCCAGTGCGGCACGCAGCTTTCCGTGCTCGATGTGCGACTGCGGCGAGCCGCGGTCCTGCGCGATGGCGAGCGTATTGCCATAGATGGAAACCCGCAGCAGATGCGCGGAGCCGCCAAAAGCGGATTCACCGTCCACGAGGATCAGGCAGTTGCCTTTTTCATCCAGCTTCACCTTGCAGTTCAGGTCCAGATCGCGGCCAGAGAGCGGCGCAAATGCCGCCGGGCCATGGTCATCATCCTTGGCACAGACGCCTTGCAGCACGCCTTCCCGCACCGTCCATGAATTGGCTCGACCGCCAGTGGTCCAGCCTTTGGGCAGTGCGGCGGCGGAGAAATCTTCATGAAGAAGTTCACCGGCAATGACGGAGGAGCAAAACAACAGAGGGAGCAGAAGAAGGCGCATTCATTTGAAACGATGGATTCACCGTGCCTTTTGCGCCTGTCTTGTGAATCGCTTCACTGCTTCGCTTCCAGCATTGACCGGGCTCCGTCCTCCATCATGATTCACGGTGTGAACACCCGTGCTCTTCTTGTTTCTCTCCTTTTGCTTTTGGCCAACGCCAGCCTTGGCCGCGCCGATCAGTTTGTGCTGTTCGATGTCACCTTCACTTTCACTCAAGAGGACGCCCTCACCTCGAAGCCCAGCCAGTCGCACTATTACGTGAAAAGCGACCGACTGAATCCGTCGCGCCCCAAAGACTGGACCTCGCCTGTGGATTACAGAAACGGTACAGTGCACCTGCGTCTGGAGGTTCTCGAAAAGCCAGCGGGAGATCAGCCCACCTCCTGGAGTGTTTGCTACATCCCTTACAAGGGGCAGAACCACGGCTATGGCTGCATCGGCACCGGGCCCTACACCACCACTGGCGTGCATGAGAAGGACCTTTCCATGACCACCTTCTGGCAGAACAACGACATCCTCTGGGACCAGGGCATCAAAGAAATGCACCTCGTGCTGAAGGACGATCACAACCTGCACGCCCACAAGCGCCCTGATCCCGAGAAGTTCTTTCCCACCAAGGTGCGCATGACGCTGATCCAGGTGTCCAAAGGCGCCACGTATGATCCGAAGCTGGTGCCTGAGCTGCAAGCAGCCAGCTCACGTTGAGCAAGGATTATCAGCCCCTGCTTTCCTGCTCCCTGAGCTGCCGTGCCTTGCGCACCAGCAGTGCCAGCGGCAGGAACCAGACAAGGTTGAGAAGAGCCGCATACTTCACGGCCCATCGGGCAAACTGGAAGAAGGGACTCGACTTCATCGCAGCCTTGGCCACGGCATCGTTCACATGCTGCGCCACTGCCACCTCTCCCCAGGCATAGTGATGAGCTGCGGCAAGGCCGCCCTGCGCGGCCTCCCAGGCCACGACGCAGCCCCCATAGGCCTGCCAGCCAAGCGCACAGCCACCAATGGCCCACAGGCCAATCCCGAGGCCACCCCAGCATGCAGCTCCCACCGCCAGACCACCCAGTGAGATCAATCCCAGCGAGCAGGCCCCCACACTGATCGGAGCGATGGTGCAGGCACCGAAGGCACCGATCACACCCACGGCAAAATCCCCCATGGCAAACCATGCCTTCACAGGGCGGATGGGCTGGCCACGCTTTCTGCCCAGCCGCATGTGCACAAGTGGCAGGCCGAGAAACGTGAGTCTGCTGCGATATTCGAGGTGCGGCACACCCCATTTTCCCACGGGCAGACTGGCCGCCTCTGCTATCGCAGCTTCTGCGGACGCCACTTTTCGGCTCTGCCGCAGCGCCCATGTGATACCTCCGGCACAAAAGAGGACACATCCCGCCACCATGCCCGTCAGCAGTGTGACATACGCGGCTGGATGCTGGAGAGCAAGCCACCTGCCATACACTATCAGCGCCACGGTGTAAGCGCAGAAAAACAGGATCGCCGCCAGGATCACCCGGAAGAATTTTTTGATCATTCTCTGCTCCTCCATGGAGCGTGCGCTGTCCATGCTGACCTTGTAGCCAACGCCTGCCGCCACAAAGGCCAGCAGCGGACTCAGCACCCCGTTTAGCAGGGCCAAGACCAGCGGTTTTCCACTCGCGCCGCCTTTGGCCAGCGTCATCCCGGCAGTAGCCGCTGAGGCAGACGTGGTGGCCAGCGGCAGAGCTGCCATAACGCAGCAGGTAAAGGCGGCCGTAGGCATGCTTTGTCGCAGGGTGTTGCCCAGCCTGCGTTCCACCTGCTCTGCCAGCATGGCGCGGCCACGCGCCAGCCGCTGCTTCACTGCGTCCTCGGAAATATCCAGAGACTCGGCCACTGCCGCCACGGATTCATTCTGGCGGTAGAAGAGCACCATGGGCTCGCGATAGGTCTCGGGCAGCGTTTGCAGCGTCCGCCAGAGCAGTGCACTCTCCTGCTCCTGGATCGCGCTTTCATCTGGTGCTGGTTCGGCGGATGCGGGATGTGTCGCGTCATCAATCTCGGCGGCCATCGCAGTGGGAGTGCGCTGCTGGCGGCGGTGGAAATTGTTGATCACATGACGTGCTATTCCGCAGAGCCAGCCACGGATGTTGCCCCTCTCGCGCAGGTTGCGGAGCTGCTGCCAGGCGGTGATGAAGGTCTCCTGCGCCAGGTCTTCGCTCACATGCACATTGCCACACGCGCTATAGGCCAGGCCACAGATGAGTGACTGGTGGCGCTCCACCAGACTGCCGAAGGCGCGGGTATCGCCCTGCAGGCTGAGTTCCACGAGCTGGGCATCGTCTGAAGTTCGGGGGATGAGAGTTGCAGTATTCATGACACCCTCCAGTGGCCGCCGACTGCGCGGTGGTGACAAAAAATGATGCGCTTTTTTGCCCCGGCGTCAAACAACCGCCCGCTGCTGCAGCCACTCGATGCGCCGCGCCAGCTTCTCCTGACGGTCGGCATTAGGATTGGGGTAGAGAATGGGATACCAGGCGGTGATGACCGCAGCACGGGCGATGAGGCACTGCTGCAGTGTCCCGGCATCAATGACTCCGCCGGCTTCGCAATAGGCGTCGCAGATCTTTTTCACGGTATCGTGGTCTTGCTCCAGGATCTGCGCATTCCAGATGATGGAGGCTACATCCCACTCTACCGGACCTGAGAAAGTGTCCTCCCAGTCAGTCCAGAGCAGACCGCGAGTGGTATTCATGAGATTGCCCATGTGGGCATCTCCATGCAGCGGCTGGTGGGGACGCTGGTTTAGCGCCTCGATAGAATGCGTCAGGTGATCCCGCAGCATCTGCTGAACGTCCTGCGCGAACAGCTCCCTATCGTGCAAGATGGCTAGACTTTCAGTGATGATGGCCAGATGCGGCAGCGGCTCGGCAAAGCGGCTCATGATGTCGTGGCACTGGCGGAGCGTACGACCGATTTCCTGCGGATCGGGCTCGGTATCGATGCGGGTGACGAACTGCCAGAAGTTCATCGGATATCCCAGGTGCTCGTGCGGGCCGGGGGGCAGCTCCGCATGCAGGGGGATCACCGGAGCACCATTCGCGGTGAGATGATGCGCGATGGCATTTTCCCGCGCAAACCACTCCGTGCCCTGGCGCGGGCCGCCGGTGTCCTGCACCACACGTGCGACCAGTGTCCCTGTGAGGCGCAGCACGAGTGTGCTGCTGTTTTGCAGGATGTCGCAGCGGTCTGGCGTGATGCCATGGGCGATGGCGGTCTCAGTGGCGGCGCGGATGGGAAGAGCTGTCTCAGTCATGAATGATGCAAGAGGCTAGCACTCAACCCACCCATTCGCACGATTTCACGCGGGCTCCCGCCGTTGTTGCCGCCCAACGCACGCGCCATCCAGCGATCTCCGTGGCGTATTCCCGGGCATCGTCCTCGTGGTAGGCGGGCTGGGGTTGCAGGGCGAGTGATTCGTCGATGATCAGGCGCACATCATCTGGCACCCGGCTTTCGCAGTCCCACTGAACCGGCAGGCGCTGCGGAGCCACGTCTGCAAAGCCGCTGCGCGCCTCCGGGATGGAGTCGGCGTAGCGGATGTAGGGCTTGATATCGAGAATCGGGGTGCCATCCACCAAGTCCACACCGGATACAAAGAGTCGTGGGCCGGTGGTGCCTTCCAGCTCCACGCGGTCGAGCTTCACCACGCTCAAGGTCAGCCGGTTGGGGCGAAAGGGAGAGCGGGTGGCGAAGACACCGCGCTTTTGATTTCCACCCAGCCGGGGAGGGCGCACGGTCAGAGATGTCGGCTCCTCCTGCACCAGATGAAACTGCGTGATGAGCCATAGGTGGCTGAACTCCTCGATGCCACGCACCGCCTCGGCGCGGCGGTAGGCGGGCTCAAACTCGATGATGCCCCACGCACTGGGCACCAACCCGGGCTGGCGTGGCACGCCAAACTTGTCGGTGTAGCACGTGCGCAGCGTGGCGATGACATTGAGGGAAATCATGAGCCGAAAAGAGCGTGCGCTTTCCAGCACGCATCCATTTTCTTCAGCGATTGCTGAAAGCGGCAGGTACAGCATGTTGTCTTAACCATGACCATGTCTGCCAAACGACTGCTTCCAGCCCTGCTGCTTCTCGCCGCCACCGCACATGCGGAAAAAATGAGCTGGCTGGAGAATGACCGCATCAAGCTCGGAGTGGATCTCGACCTGGGTGGAGCGATCACTTTTCTGGCCAGCACGAAGGATGGTGCGAATGTGATCAACAACTACGACCTCGGGCGGCAGGTGCAGCTTTCGTTTTTCTCCGGCCCGGTGCCGTTTGAGGCCAATGGGCAGAAGCCCGCCGAGCACTGGCGGCACATCGGGTGGAATCCGATTCAAACCGGCGACGACTTTAAAAACGCCAGCCGCATCCTGGCTCATGAAAACGATGGCAAGCACATCCACCTGAGCTGTGTGCCCCTGCAATGGCCGCTGAACAACGTGCCGGGGGAGTGCACCTTTGACTCCTGGCTGGAGCTGGACGGAGCTGTGGTGAAGGCACGTGCGCGGATCACCAACACACGCAGCGACCACACGCAGTATGCGGCGCGACTGCAGGAGCTGCCTGCCGTGTATGCGAATGCCGCCTTTCCGCGCGTGGTCAGCTACACTGGCACCAAACCGTTCACCGACGAAGCTTTCTCCGTGATGCCGAAGTCTCAGACCAAGCATCCATGGACCCTCTGGACGGGGACAGAAGGCTGGGCCGCGCTGCTGGATGACAAAGACTACGGCCTTGGCCTCGTCACGCCGGGGCGAGTGCATTTCACCGGCGGCTTTGCGGGAAAGCCGGGCCCGAATGACACGCATGGAAACAGCACAGGCTATCTGGCAGGCCAGGGGCAGGAGATTCTGGACCACAACATCGAGTATGAATTTCGCTACGAGCTCGTGCTCGGCACCGTGCAAGAGATCCGCGAGCGCGCCGCCACACATCGCACACCGGGAACGCCTGCGTGGATTTTCTCCGCAGACCGTCAGGGCTGGCACTACCAGAATGCCCAGGACACCGGCTGGCCAGTGAAGGACCACCTGCAGGTCCTGCTGGAGCAGGATGATCCGCAGCTCATCAGTCCGCTGACGTTCTGGCAGGCGGCAGAAGCACCTGCACTGGTCATCGATGCCGCCTTTCATACCAGCCAAAAGCAGGGTGTGGTGATGCTGCAACCTCACGGCGCGAAGAGCTATGACCCGAAGACCGCCGCCACTTTTCCGTTGGTCGCTGATGGTGAGTTTCACCGCCATGTCATTCCATTGTCCTCGATCCCTGCCTACTCCGGAGCCATGGTGCGCCTGCGGATTGATCCGGTGGGCAGCGGTGAAGCCGGTGCATGGATGAAGGTGCGCAGCGTGCGGCTGGCGGCCTCGCCGGAGTGAAGAGAAGCAAACATTTCACAAGAGACGGCCTGCTGAAGCGTTTAGTCGCACATGCACCGTACTCTTTTCTGCCTCCTTTCGCTCGCCATCACCCTGCCCCTCGCAGCCGAGGACAAGGCACCTGCCCCGCCTGAAGGTTTCACTCCCATTTTCAATGGCAAAGACCTCAGCGGCTGGAGCGGCGGCAGCACCTGGTGGTCGGTCGAAGACGGCTGTCTGACCGGTGTCACCGACGGAAAGCTCGACTTCAACCGCTTCATCACCTGGAAGGAGGGGAAGGTGAAAAACTTCGAGCTTCGCGTGAAGGTGAAAGTCACCAAAGGCGGCAACAGCGGCCTGCAGTATCGCGGTCAGGAACGCCCCGATCTCGGCGAGTGGGTCGTCACAGGGTATCAGTGCGATGTGGTGCCTGACAAAGACGACTACAACGGCATGCTCTACGAGGAGCGCGGCCGCCGCATTCTTGCCCACACCGGGGAGAAGGTCATCATCGACACCCAGGCCCAGCCCTGGGTGGTGGGCAAGCTGCCGATTCAAAGCTTTCCCTCCGAGCAGTGGCATGACTACCGAGTGCTGGTGGAAGGGAATCATCACCAGCACTGGATCGACGGTGTGCAGACGGTGGATGTGATCGACCTCGATGAAAAAGGCCGTGCGCTCGAAGGCGTCATCGCCGTGCAGGTGCATCGTGGTCCGCCCATGAAGATCCAGTACAAGGACTTCCTGCTCAAGCATCTTCCTGACGATCTCCCCCTTGTCACGCCAGCCCAGGCCCCGGTGCCGACCGATGCTGTCAAAGTGGTGCCTCAAGGTGGACCGCCCAAGAAGGCGGCCAAGTAAGCACTCGAGAGATCACTTCGCGCCGTAGGCGCTGGTCAGATAGTCGATCAGCGCCGCATTGTCCTCGGGCAGCGGCGCCGCGTACTTTTCCTTCATCTTCTTCACCGTCGCCTCCCAGAACTTGCGGGGAAGAGGCGGCTGGGTGGTGACATATTCGGTGGAGTGGCAGGTGATGCAGAGGCTCTGCGCCAGTTCGGCACCCGTACCGGGCTTGTAGGTGCCGGTTTCCACCGGCCACACAAAGCTGGAAAAGTCAGGCTCACCAGCAACAGCGGCCTTGTCTGCGGAAAAAACGCAGGCGGCACTGGCCACAGTGAAGAGCAGGCAGAGAAAAGTCTTGTTCATAATGCTGCGGAAAAAGGTGATGCGTGAATGATCATGCCACTGTCACATGGGTGGTCTCCACCACATTGCGCATGTAGCCCTGAGGATTCCACAGCGGTTCCATGGCCTGGCTCTCGCCAATGCGGTTCACCGCACGCACTTTCAGTTCGCAGGGGCCTTTCTTTTGCGGCTTCCAGGCGAATGTCCAAGGACGAAAAGAGTAGCGGCCCAGATCCTTGCCCAGTTCGGCCGACTGCCAGGTGCGGCCGCCGTCGTCGGACACCGCCACTTCGGTGATGCCTGCACCGTGATCAAAGGCGATGCCGCTGAGCTGTGTGACGACACCGGCCTGCACCTGCGCACCGTCCAGATGGCTGGTGAGGAAGGAACGCACTTTGAAGCGGGTGATGGGCACCGTGCTCGTGGGTGTGGTGCCCGGCTCCACACATCCGCCGGGCGTGGTGGCGATGCGGTAGCCCGTGGCCATGAAAAATCCGTCAAACACGTCCTTCACCACATTCAGCTCGTTGAGGTGCTTCACCCAGTAGGTGCCGTAGTAGCCTGGCACCACGAGGCGCAGGGGGTAGCCGTTCAGCAGCGGCAGCGGTTCACCGTTCATTTCATAGGCCAGGAGGATCTCGCCATCCAAGGCGTGATCCATTTCCAAGGCTTTGATGAAGTCCGGCGTCTGTGGCAGCACGGGAGTGTCCAGACCATTGCACACCACTTGTTTTGCTCCAGCCTGCACGCCGGCCTTGGCCAGCACATCTTTCAGCCGCACGCCTCGCCAGCGGGCATTGCCCATGGCGCCGTTGCCCAGCTGGCCGCCGCCCACGCGTGGCTGGAAAAAGCCACGGCTGTTTCCTGAGCACTGGTTCACCGCCACCACCTCGACCTGCTCATACTGCGTCTTGAGATCCTTGAGGGAAAGCTGCAGCGGCTTGTCCACCAGGCCCTTCACCTCCAGGCGGAAGGCGGCCGCATCCACGCTGCGCGGGACATTGGCCAGATGGTAACGCACGAAAAAGGCGTCGTTCGGTGTGATGACCTCTTTAAAGACCTCCATCGGAGTCTCGAGCTGCGGAGGGCGTGTGGTCAGCAGGATGAGCGGACGCTTCTGCGGGAACTGCATCATCTGGCGCTCTCCATTGGCAAAGGGCAGCGTGACCTTGCCAGCAGCCCCCGCTCTCCCCAGCCCCAATCCGGCCACTGCCGCACTGGCCTGCGAGAGAAACTGACGACGGGAGGAGCGGGCGTTTTGAATCATGGCGGCTGGCAGATGAAAAGAGTGACGCAGCTCTGAAGAACGGTCAATTCAGCAGCGTGCTAGAAACCAACGGTCCGCACGCCTGAAATTCTATCAGCCAACAAGGCTCCAAGTCAGCTCCAGACTGAGCCCCACGGGCAGAGGGGTCACAGGACCGGCGGGCGTTTCCAGCAGCTCCATTTTTTGCGGGGCTTTTTCCATGGTGAATTTCTGCTGCGAAGCTGGGAAGCCGTAGAACGCAGGTCCATTCAGGCAGAGGAAATGCTCAAACATCGCCTGTCCCACCGCCGTGCTGAAATCCACGCCCGCTTCTTCAAACGCCATCGCATAGAGCTGCGGTGCGCAGCCGCCGGTGAAGCAGCCTGCTGCACAGCCGCAGGCGGTGGCCTTGGTGGTATGCGGAGCGCTGTCTGTGCCAGCAAAGAACTTTGCCTGCCCAGCTCGCGTCACGGCTTGGCGAAGCGCGGCGCGATCATCTTGAAACTTCACAATCGGCAGGCAGTAGAGGTGATATTTCAGCCCCTGGATCAGATGCCCCAGGGTGTAGAGCAGGTGCTGCGGTGTGATCGTCGCCCCCACATGCTCCGGTGCCGCCGCCACAAACTCCGCCGCCGTTCGTGTGGTGATGTGCTCGCACACAATCCTCAGCCTCGGATGCGCCTCCAGCAGGCGCGGCATGCGCTCCGTGTAGAACCGGGTCTCTGCATTCTGCTGGGCGTCGATGTAGTCCGGGCCGCTCAGCGCATGCTGCTCGCCGTGGATGCAGAGCACGATGCCGTGATCTTCCATCGCACGAAGTACCTCGCTGCCGATCAGGTCGTCCATCGGCATGCCGTGCTCGGAGTTCGTGGTGCCGTGCGGCGGGTAGTATTTGCAGGCCCTCAGCAGTCCCGAAGCAGCGCCTTCAGCGATCATCGCCGTCGTGGTCTGGCGCGTGAGATAGAGCGGCACGATGAGCTGCTCAAAGCTGGCAGCCCCTGCGGCGCGCAGCTCCGCCGAGTACCCCTCGATGGACCAGGCATCCGCCTGCGCAGGGCCGGACACCCGAGCCACTGGTGGCTGGGTATTGGGCATGGCCAGCGCGCCTGCGCAGCCCATATCCAGATGCGCCTTCACATAAGCCGCCATGGCCGGGCCCTGGCGGAAGTGGGTGTGCAGATCAAACCATTTAGGAAGAGTGATTGTCATGGTCTTCCCATAGCGTGAGGTCTGAAGGTGGCAAGAAAGGAGCGCAAACACCTCGGATCTCTTCTCGGCGGTTTGGCGTGACTTCATGAGGGGAATGTGGCAAACACATGGCTGAAATTTAGCTCCGCTGAATCCAACCTTGTTTCCTCTCATGAAATCACAGCCCGTTTCCCGCCGCTCCTTCCTTGGCACCGCAATCGCCGCCGCCACCGGCTTCACGCTTCCTCGTTTTGCTTCTGCCGCTGAGAAGCCGAACTCCGTCTTCAACGGCGTGCGCATCGGCTGCATCACCTACAGCTACCGCAGCATGGCCAAGACGGCTGAGGAGACGCTCAAGGCACTGCTCGATGACGGCCTCAGCGAGACCGAGCTCATGGGCGGGCCGACCCAGCTTTACGCAGGCCTCAAAGGTGGCAAGATCACCGACGCCGAGCGTGAGCAGCAGCTGGCCAAGTGCGCCGAAATGCGGAAGATGTACAATGACGCCGGCGTGAACATCCACATCCACAAGATGGGCTTCGGCCAGTCGGATGAGGAAATCGAGTTTAACTTCCTCGTGGCCAAGGCGCTGGGCTGCACTGCCGTGACCACCGAGCGCAATGCCATCCTGGCCGCGCGCGTCGCCCCGTTTGCGGACAAGCACAAGATCTGGGTCGGCTTTCACAACCACACCAACAATCTGCCGGAGATGGACAAGTTCGACTCCATCCTGGAACTCGGCCAGTACATCGGGCTGAACTTGGACATCGGCCACTACGTCGCGGGCACCAAGGGCAAATCCCCCATCCCCGTGCTGGAGAAGTACCACGATCGCATCACCAACCTGCACCTCAAGGACCGCACCGCCGACGGCGGCAACGTGCCTTGGGGCACAGGCCAGACCCCGATCAAGGAAGTGCTGCAGCTCATGAAGAAAGAGAAGTGGACCTTCCCCGCCGAGATCGAGCTGGAATACAAGATCCCTGAGGGCTCTGATGCCATCGCTGAGGTGAAGAAGTGCGTGCAGTATTGCAAAGAGGCGCTGGCGTAAGCAAGCCTTGCTCCTTTCAGGAAGTCACGGCCTCGGAGCTGCTTGATGCGGCTCCGAGGCCTGTTGTATTGGAGAACGCCGAAAGGGGCAACGCGGCGAGACGCCCGGTCACGGAATCTTGAGCAGCTCCTGTTCCGTCCAGGAATCGGTGCGTTTCCCTTCCTTTTCGCGAACCGCTTTGAGAAAATCCGGTGAGATGGGGTCCGAACCGTGCTCCCACTCACGCCGGAGATAAGTGAGGATGGCCGCCAGAGGTTCATCGCCCAAAGCACCCAGCGGAGGCATGTCGAGCTGGTAACGCCTCTTTTTGACCGTGATGTAGCCGCGCACGCCGTGGAGGACGATTCGACTGAGCCGTTCGGGCGAGCCATTGACCCATTCGGAATCAATCAGCGGTGGGGCGATGCCATCGAGGCCTGAACCACTTGGCTGATGGCAGCCGGCGCAGATGCCGGAGTACAGCGCCTTGCCCATCTCAAAACGGCTCAGCTCATCCGCCGTCAGCGGGCGCGGCGGCTTGAACCCTGCGGGCGCAGGCTTGCCCGGCCAGGTCAGCATGTCCGCCACCTTTTCGGTGCCGGGAGTGTCGAGAAAAGCAGGTCTGGCTTCGAGCTTTACCTTCCGCCGTGTGAAGTCCGCCGCATTGGCGGTGAAGCCGGCGAGCAGCGTTTTGCGAGGCGTGGCCCCGGCCTTTTCCGCGAGCGCCAGGAGCCGTGAGACACGGGCTGGATTGCGTTCGCTGGCCACACAGCCCGCCAGGCTTGGGATCAGATGCTTGCCGCTTCCACTGGCAAGGCAATGCTCCAGCAGTTCCAGCTCGCGGCCTTTGACCCCGCTGAGGATGGCGTCGGTCAGATAGGGGTGATCGGGCACGCGGCTGGCCATCGCCGCCATGGCCTGATCGGCCGCCGAGTCCTGGCACTCGCCAAGCGTCA
Protein-coding regions in this window:
- a CDS encoding sugar phosphate isomerase/epimerase family protein, with translation MKSQPVSRRSFLGTAIAAATGFTLPRFASAAEKPNSVFNGVRIGCITYSYRSMAKTAEETLKALLDDGLSETELMGGPTQLYAGLKGGKITDAEREQQLAKCAEMRKMYNDAGVNIHIHKMGFGQSDEEIEFNFLVAKALGCTAVTTERNAILAARVAPFADKHKIWVGFHNHTNNLPEMDKFDSILELGQYIGLNLDIGHYVAGTKGKSPIPVLEKYHDRITNLHLKDRTADGGNVPWGTGQTPIKEVLQLMKKEKWTFPAEIELEYKIPEGSDAIAEVKKCVQYCKEALA